One Oscillospiraceae bacterium genomic region harbors:
- a CDS encoding precorrin-8X methylmutase, which yields MTPQHHLPADIERTSMSIITEELAQRRLEVPPENAAVVKRVIHTTADFDYAQNLHFTPAAVAAGIAAMHEGVTIITDTNMALAGITKPGLAKLGGQAVCFMADPAVAAAAKEAGTTRAVAAMHKAAQEYPRAVLAVGNAPTALLAIAEEIENGLRPALVIGVPVGFVNVVESKERLFATCGQYGVPAIVAMGRKGGSNVAAAICNALLYQAAEMLDPKARGWQ from the coding sequence ATGACCCCGCAGCATCACCTGCCCGCCGATATTGAGCGCACCAGCATGAGCATCATCACCGAGGAACTGGCCCAGCGTAGGCTGGAGGTCCCGCCGGAGAATGCGGCGGTCGTCAAGCGGGTCATCCATACTACGGCCGATTTCGACTACGCGCAAAACCTGCACTTTACCCCCGCTGCGGTGGCAGCGGGCATTGCCGCCATGCACGAGGGCGTGACCATCATCACCGATACCAACATGGCGCTGGCGGGCATCACCAAGCCAGGCCTTGCCAAGCTGGGCGGGCAGGCCGTGTGCTTTATGGCCGACCCCGCCGTGGCGGCTGCCGCCAAAGAAGCTGGCACCACCCGCGCCGTAGCCGCCATGCACAAGGCCGCGCAGGAATACCCACGCGCGGTGCTGGCCGTGGGCAACGCCCCTACGGCCTTGCTGGCCATTGCCGAGGAAATCGAAAACGGTCTGCGTCCCGCGCTGGTCATTGGTGTGCCCGTTGGCTTTGTCAATGTGGTGGAAAGCAAGGAACGGCTGTTTGCTACATGCGGGCAGTACGGTGTCCCGGCCATTGTGGCTATGGGACGCAAGGGCGGCAGCAACGTGGCGGCGGCCATCTGCAATGCGCTGCTCTATCAGGCTGCCGAAATGTTGGACCCCAAGGCCCGCGGCTGGCAGTAA
- a CDS encoding cobyric acid synthase encodes MSSAKCIMVQGTMSGAGKSLLCAALCRIFAQDGYKTAPFKSQNMALNSFVTRDGLEMGRAQVVQAQAAGVEPDVRMNPILLKPSSDIGSQVIVNGEVRGNMPAKEYFRHKRALIPDILQAYNSLAEEFDIIVIEGAGSPAEINLKADDIVNMGLAKLVDAPVLLAGDIDRGGVFAQLYGTVELLEPEERARIQGLVINKFRGDVEILRPGLSMLEEKTHLPVVGVVPYLKVDIEDEDSLSDRLQQKNAVKPLDVAILRLPHISNFTDFMPLEQHPLLGVRYVQTTRELGAPDLVILPGTKNTVDDLIWLRQSGLEAAVQKLAAGGTPVLGVCGGYQMLGKTLDDSTGTESGHPQTLRGLGLLPTRTVFTNEKRRTQSTATTAAPFAGAELTGYEIHTGRTSIQEQGAPFCTLADGTPEGCVQGNVFGTYLHGLFDSGELTERLAELLCRRKGIAMESAAPITMQAYREQQFDLLADGVRQALDMSAVYAAMGLTGPKEERT; translated from the coding sequence ATGAGCAGCGCAAAATGTATCATGGTGCAGGGCACGATGAGCGGTGCGGGCAAGAGCCTGTTGTGCGCGGCGCTCTGCCGTATTTTTGCCCAGGACGGCTACAAAACTGCCCCCTTCAAAAGCCAGAACATGGCGCTGAACAGCTTTGTCACCCGGGATGGCCTGGAAATGGGCCGTGCCCAGGTGGTTCAGGCCCAGGCCGCGGGCGTGGAGCCGGACGTGCGGATGAACCCCATCCTGCTCAAGCCCAGCAGCGACATCGGCAGCCAGGTCATCGTTAATGGCGAGGTGCGGGGCAACATGCCTGCCAAGGAGTATTTCCGCCACAAGCGTGCCCTGATCCCCGACATTTTGCAGGCCTACAACAGCCTGGCCGAGGAGTTTGACATCATTGTTATCGAGGGCGCAGGCAGCCCGGCCGAGATCAACCTGAAAGCTGATGACATCGTCAATATGGGCCTGGCCAAGCTGGTGGACGCGCCGGTGCTGTTGGCCGGCGACATCGACCGCGGCGGCGTGTTTGCCCAGTTGTACGGCACGGTGGAACTGCTGGAGCCGGAGGAGCGGGCACGCATACAAGGGCTTGTCATCAACAAATTCCGTGGGGACGTGGAAATTTTGCGCCCAGGCTTGTCGATGCTGGAAGAAAAGACACACCTGCCCGTGGTGGGCGTGGTGCCCTATTTAAAGGTGGATATTGAGGACGAGGACTCCCTCTCCGACCGCCTACAGCAGAAAAACGCCGTCAAGCCGCTGGATGTGGCGATTTTACGCCTGCCCCATATCTCCAACTTTACCGATTTTATGCCACTGGAACAGCACCCCCTGCTGGGCGTGCGCTACGTGCAGACCACGCGGGAGCTGGGCGCGCCGGACCTGGTGATTCTGCCCGGCACCAAAAACACTGTGGACGACCTGATCTGGCTGCGGCAATCCGGGCTGGAAGCCGCTGTGCAAAAGCTGGCGGCGGGCGGCACGCCGGTGCTGGGCGTCTGCGGCGGCTACCAGATGCTGGGGAAAACGCTGGATGATTCCACTGGCACCGAGAGCGGCCATCCCCAGACTCTGCGCGGCCTGGGCCTGCTGCCGACCCGGACGGTTTTCACCAACGAAAAACGCCGCACTCAATCCACAGCCACAACCGCCGCCCCCTTTGCAGGGGCGGAACTCACCGGCTACGAGATCCACACCGGCCGTACATCTATACAGGAGCAGGGCGCACCCTTTTGCACCCTGGCGGACGGCACGCCCGAGGGCTGCGTGCAGGGCAATGTGTTCGGCACCTACCTGCACGGCCTGTTTGACAGCGGCGAGCTGACCGAGCGGCTGGCCGAACTGCTTTGCCGCCGCAAGGGCATTGCCATGGAAAGCGCTGCGCCCATCACGATGCAGGCCTACCGCGAACAGCAGTTTGACCTGCTGGCCGACGGCGTGCGCCAAGCCCTGGACATGTCCGCCGTCTACGCCGCCATGGGGCTGACCGGCCCAAAGGAGGAACGCACATGA
- a CDS encoding aminotransferase class I/II-fold pyridoxal phosphate-dependent enzyme: MKLVHGGDWAGYRAEFGRDALDFSANVSPLGLPAGVAAAIAAALPTADRYPDPLCRELRAKLAVAEDVPADWLLCGNGAADLIFRLALAVRPRRALLPAPTFAEYAAALDTVGCEVTRFTLDAANDFAVTDAFINAVTPETDMVFLCQPNNPTGQVTSSALVEKLLHRCAACGAALVVDECFLDFLPDRDTLTAKTFLHEAPNLIILKAFTKLYAMAGVRLGYALCSNADLLAKMQAAGQPWAVSSLAQAAGIAALQETAYADAVRALIADQRPKMAAGLRALGLYVIDGKANYLLFKAPADFGEALRQYGAVVRSCANYPGLDAAWYRTAVRTAAENDQLLQIMGEVLA, translated from the coding sequence ATGAAACTGGTACATGGCGGCGATTGGGCCGGCTACCGGGCTGAGTTTGGCCGGGACGCGCTGGATTTTTCGGCCAACGTCAGCCCGCTGGGGCTGCCTGCGGGGGTGGCGGCGGCCATCGCGGCGGCACTGCCCACGGCGGACCGCTACCCAGACCCCCTTTGCCGGGAACTGCGGGCCAAGCTGGCCGTGGCCGAGGATGTGCCCGCCGATTGGCTGTTGTGCGGCAACGGCGCGGCGGATTTGATCTTCCGCCTTGCTTTGGCTGTCCGCCCGCGCCGCGCCCTGCTGCCTGCGCCCACCTTTGCCGAGTACGCAGCGGCGCTGGATACGGTCGGCTGTGAAGTTACGCGGTTTACGCTGGATGCTGCCAACGATTTCGCAGTGACGGATGCCTTTATCAACGCTGTAACGCCGGAAACAGACATGGTGTTTCTCTGCCAGCCTAACAATCCCACGGGGCAGGTAACGTCGTCCGCACTGGTAGAAAAGCTGCTGCACCGCTGTGCCGCCTGCGGGGCCGCTCTGGTAGTGGATGAATGCTTTTTGGACTTTTTGCCCGATCGGGACACTTTGACTGCAAAAACATTTTTACACGAGGCACCGAATCTTATCATCTTAAAAGCTTTTACCAAACTCTACGCCATGGCGGGCGTCCGTTTGGGCTATGCACTGTGCAGCAACGCCGATCTGTTAGCCAAAATGCAGGCGGCGGGCCAGCCTTGGGCTGTGTCCAGCCTGGCCCAGGCCGCGGGCATTGCAGCGTTGCAGGAGACCGCTTACGCCGATGCCGTCCGTGCCCTGATTGCTGACCAACGCCCCAAAATGGCGGCAGGCCTGCGGGCGCTGGGGCTGTATGTCATCGATGGGAAGGCCAACTATCTGCTGTTTAAGGCCCCGGCTGATTTTGGCGAAGCTCTGCGCCAGTACGGCGCAGTAGTGCGCAGCTGCGCTAATTATCCGGGGCTGGACGCTGCCTGGTACCGCACCGCTGTGCGCACGGCGGCTGAGAATGACCAACTGCTGCAAATCATGGGGGAGGTGCTGGCATGA
- the cbiB gene encoding adenosylcobinamide-phosphate synthase CbiB produces MIFWAVLGGFVLDAIFADPAWLPHPVVLMGRCISALEKRLRAALPTTPQGELLGGGIVAAVLPLGTLLVTGAACWLAAKLHPALGLALQMFWCGQALAAKGLKQESMNVYKELQKGDLPAARKAVARIVGRDTQSLTAEGVTKAAVETVAENASDGVIAPLFYMLIGGAPLALTYKAINTMDSMLGYKNEKYLYFGRCAAKLDDVANWQPSRLAGLLWVAAAALTGGSAAGAWKIWRRDRRNHASPNSAQTESACAGALGVQLAGPAYYFGEYYNKPTIGDPLRPIEPQDIVRANRMMYAESLLALALGLAVRLLFAL; encoded by the coding sequence CTGATATTTTGGGCGGTGCTGGGCGGTTTTGTGCTGGATGCCATTTTTGCGGACCCGGCCTGGCTGCCTCACCCGGTGGTGTTGATGGGCCGGTGCATCTCGGCACTGGAAAAACGCCTGCGCGCCGCCCTGCCCACAACACCGCAGGGCGAGCTGCTGGGCGGGGGTATCGTGGCTGCTGTGCTGCCGCTGGGCACTCTGCTGGTCACCGGCGCGGCCTGCTGGCTGGCGGCCAAACTGCACCCGGCGCTGGGGCTGGCCCTGCAAATGTTCTGGTGCGGGCAGGCCCTTGCGGCCAAAGGCCTTAAGCAGGAAAGCATGAACGTGTATAAGGAACTGCAAAAAGGCGACCTGCCTGCTGCCCGCAAGGCGGTGGCCCGCATCGTGGGACGCGATACCCAAAGCCTGACTGCCGAAGGCGTGACCAAAGCGGCGGTGGAGACTGTGGCCGAGAACGCCAGCGACGGCGTCATTGCTCCGCTGTTCTACATGCTGATCGGCGGCGCACCGCTGGCGCTGACCTACAAAGCCATCAATACGATGGACAGCATGCTGGGCTATAAAAACGAGAAGTATCTCTATTTTGGACGCTGTGCTGCTAAACTGGACGACGTGGCCAACTGGCAGCCCAGCCGCCTGGCCGGGTTGTTGTGGGTGGCCGCTGCGGCCCTGACCGGGGGCAGCGCCGCCGGTGCGTGGAAAATTTGGCGCCGGGACCGACGTAACCACGCCAGCCCCAACAGCGCCCAGACTGAGAGTGCCTGCGCCGGGGCGCTGGGTGTGCAGCTGGCAGGCCCGGCCTACTATTTTGGCGAATATTACAATAAGCCGACGATCGGCGACCCGCTGCGGCCCATTGAGCCGCAGGACATCGTGCGGGCCAACCGCATGATGTACGCCGAAAGCCTGCTGGCCCTGGCACTGGGGCTGGCGGTGCGGCTGCTTTTTGCTTTGTGA
- a CDS encoding LysR family transcriptional regulator produces MYVDWDYYKIFYYVAKYQNFTKAARVLGSNQPNITHTMNKLEDQLHCVLFIRSNRGVTLTPEGENLYARISSAAVQIQDAEEELSASASLSHGAISISATETALNIYLSEQLRGFHAQYPGIRLRITNHSTLQAVQAVKNGEVDFAVVTTPAETGSDLKRVALMPFNEILVGGPSFAELAGRTLALQALTAYPLIMLENGSMSRIFYRQFFLEHNAELKPDIEAGTTDQMLTLVRSDLGLAFVPEPMARGNLHRKRILQMNLQEAIPSRSVCLVYDPRRPLNTAAREFRHQLLESAKNKQK; encoded by the coding sequence ATGTATGTGGATTGGGACTACTACAAAATCTTTTACTACGTGGCTAAGTACCAAAACTTTACCAAGGCTGCCCGCGTGCTGGGCAGCAACCAGCCCAACATCACCCATACGATGAACAAGTTGGAAGACCAGCTGCATTGCGTGCTGTTCATCCGCTCCAATCGAGGCGTCACGCTGACGCCGGAGGGCGAGAACCTTTACGCCCGCATCTCCTCCGCCGCCGTGCAGATCCAGGATGCCGAGGAGGAGTTGAGCGCCAGCGCCAGCCTTTCCCACGGCGCGATCAGCATCAGCGCTACCGAGACCGCGTTGAACATCTATCTGTCGGAGCAGCTGCGGGGCTTTCACGCCCAGTACCCCGGTATCCGGCTGCGCATCACGAACCACTCCACCCTGCAGGCCGTGCAGGCGGTAAAAAACGGCGAGGTAGACTTTGCCGTCGTTACCACCCCTGCCGAGACCGGCAGTGACTTGAAACGGGTCGCGCTGATGCCCTTCAATGAGATTTTGGTCGGCGGCCCCAGCTTTGCTGAGCTGGCCGGGCGCACCCTCGCCCTGCAGGCGTTGACCGCCTACCCGCTCATCATGCTGGAAAACGGAAGTATGAGCCGCATCTTCTATCGCCAGTTTTTCTTAGAGCATAACGCCGAACTGAAACCCGACATCGAAGCCGGCACCACCGACCAAATGCTGACGCTGGTGCGCAGTGACCTGGGCCTGGCCTTTGTGCCGGAGCCGATGGCCCGCGGCAACCTGCATCGCAAGCGCATTTTGCAGATGAATTTGCAGGAGGCTATCCCGTCCCGCTCGGTTTGCCTGGTCTACGACCCCCGCCGCCCGCTGAATACCGCCGCGCGGGAGTTCCGCCACCAGCTGTTGGAATCAGCGAAAAACAAGCAAAAGTAA